A region of the Clostridium estertheticum subsp. estertheticum genome:
ACAAATTCTAAGGTAAATGGTAAGAATATAGAAATCAATAAGTTTAAAACTGAATATCAAGAAATAATAGGGCTTACTGTAGATGCTGAAAATGACAAAAAACTAGAAAATAAACCAGTGATTAGCATTACATATAGTCTTAATAAGGAGAGTGAAAAGCAGGAAATCATTGATTTCGTACCTTATAATGATCAGTTTTATGCAGTATTTAGGAATGGAAAATCTGATTTTGTAATAACAAAAGATAAAGTAAATAAAATGATAACTAGTTTGGAAAGTTTAAAATAAGATGGTGAAAATATAGCATAAGAAAAAGTCTACTAATCAAGTGAAATATACGTTTCCTTGTTTAGCAGACTTTTTAATTTATTTACTTAGCAAATATTTTAGGACTAAAATTGAATTGTATTTTTGTTTAGTTGATCCAACAATTCCAATCACCTTATTTTTTAGATCAAATCCCAATTTTTTTAATAACGTAATATCTTTGGCATCTATAGCATACACATCGTTCTTTTTATTACTTCCGATAGCGTGAATTTTTTCACCTTTTAAAGAATCTAAATTGAGTTCACTTATATTATCTAATCTCAAAAACATATCTTGTTTTGCGAAGGATTCAAACATTGTTTTATCTAAAATTATAACATCAAGTTCTCCAACGGATACCTCAGCAGTAAGTTTTTGCATATACTGGCTTGTTGTTTGAAGGTTTGCATTTTTTGAAGTATCAATTGGCATACTACTTACTATAGCTTTTTTTCTGGTACTTCCATCTTTGACAACGACTTTTGTAAGTAACGATTCTAAATTAGTTACCTTATTCGTATCTGCAATGTTTGAAATCATAGTTAAATTAAATACATAATCTGGTTTTGTTATTTGGCTATGTATAATAGAAATTATTATACATATGGCAGTTAAAGCACCAATAATATGAAACTTGTAATACTCCCAGATATATTCAGCTTTTTTATGCTTGCTCATACCTTTTAAATCAACCATAATATCCATCCCTCTTATTCGAATTTCAGTATAACATAAAATATTTATAAATTTATTATGTTACTTTTTTACTGCCCTTGGATTATATTTAAAACAATGATTAATAAATTTTTCATCAGGCATAAACATCAATTGCATTTTATCTTTTCCTTCTGTAATCATTGCAACATATATTGGTCCTTTTGCGGTTGTGGGATAGCATTTTACTATAGAATTAGGTTTATTTGAATAATCTTTTACAAAATCGCTATCATTAAGAGCTAAAAGATCTACCTCTTTTATATTAAAAGTAGTGACCTTTTTTCTTTTTTTCATTTCCAATATCTTTTCTATATCAATTTCACCATTTGTAAATTGATATTCATATTCTACATATAATTTTGATTTGTAAAAATAACATGCTACAGCCAAAGCAATTAGTAATATAGCAAAAATCATATTTACACTAGCGGAAAATAGTCCAATTAATCCAAATACATAGGTTGATCCACTTGCTAGTTTATAAGTAGTCGTTTTAGATGTTGTTAGAAGTTGCTCATAAAAATTATCCATTTTTTTCTCCCCTTTAATTATCATATGATTTACTTATTGTGCTAAGAAAAGCATTACAAATTGTAATTTATTTAATAATTCACCTATAATTATAACATAATCCATATATTATAAAAGGTTATTATAGCTAAATTATATAATTTATAGTTGCAAAATATATTTAATAATATGATAATAAAGAGATATGAGTTAAAAATATTATTATGAGATTTTTATACAAAATGTGTGAAAATATAAAATAGTCTAAGAGGGGTGATATTATGAGCTTAAAAGGGAAAGTTGCAATAGTTACAGGAGCATCTAGAGGAATAGGCAAAGGAATTGCTATGGAACTTGCCAAAAACGGGTGTTGTCTTGTGATAAATTATAAAAGTAATGATGAAGAGGCTGAAAAAACTTATAAGGAAATTAGAGAACTAGGGGCTTATGTCTTAATGATTAAAGGTGATGTAAGCAATTATGAGTTTGCAAAGCAGATGGTAAAAACCACTGTTGAAAAATTAGGGAAAATAGATATTTTAATAAATAATGCAGGAATCTCGAAGGTTGGTTTATTTATGGATCAGGAGCCTAGCTCGTGGAATAATATTTTAGATGTAAATTTAAAGGGTACTATTAACTGTTCTCATAATGCCGTAAAAGAAATGATAAAACAAAAGAGCGGTAGCATAATTAATATGTCTTCAATGTGGGGAGAGGTTGGTGCTTCTTGCGAGGTTATTTACTCTGCATCTAAAGGAGCAATTAATGCTTTTACAAAATCATTAGCTAAGGAACTTGCACCTTCTAATATTAGAGTAAACGCTATTGCACCAGGGGTTATAGATACAGAAATGAATAAGTGGCTAAGTGAAGATGAACGTACAAATTTAATAAATGAAATACCTATGATGAAATTTGGAGAAATTTCAGATGTTGCTATGCTTGTAACGTTTTTAGCAAGTGAAAACTCAAAATATATTACAGGACAAGTAATAACTATAGATGGAGGATTCTTATAGTTGATCCAAAATAATTTTAACATATTTAACATATTTATTAAATTATTCATTTTTTCTTAATGAATAGTTAATATTTGAATCTGTTTATATGTTATAATCATACTATCATTTATTGAATAAATCGTATGAAATGAAAGAAGGCTAATATTATTATGGAATATGCAAAGGGTAAAGATGTAATTTCAAAGTTATTCAAAACAGCTTTAACAATAGGTGCTTTTATTGTATTAGCAATAACAATACCTTTTATAGCTATCTTTGCTATTAGAGCCTTATTTGTAATTGTAGTTTTCGGAGTTTTAGTATGGTATAGTTTAAAATTAGTAAAAAGTGTTAAGAAGTTTATCTACAAATCAAGTACAAAAAAAGATGCTACAACAAAATCTAATGTTTTTAGTAGTGATGCAGATATAACAAATACTAATGATGTTAATTACGATGATAGTGTTATTATTGATGTAGATTATGAAAAGGTAATATAATGAAAAAATCAAGTCTATAACTATAGTTAAAGGACCAATCTATAATATAAGATTGGCCTTTTATTTTTTTATAATATAAAGGAATTTAATAAAACGTTTATGAAGCAATAAGGTATTAACTTTATGACGTATATAAGGAGGGCGCTATGCAGGTAGAAATTATAAAATATGTACAAACTATTATATCTCCATTTTGGGATACATTTTTTCAACTAGTTACAATGACTGGAGAGGAATCTTTTTATATTATTGCAGCTGCCATAATATTTTGGTGTGTAAATAAAAAATTTGGGTATAAATTAGGTTTTGCATTACTTACAAGTACAATAGCAAACATTATTTTAAAAGATATGATTAATGCAGCTAGGCCAATAGGAGTGACTGGAATAAGGTCGCTTAGAATAGAAACAGCTACAGGACAATCTTTTCCAAGTGGTCATACACAGGGGGCTACGACATTTTGGATTTCTTGTATTATTAAAGTGAAAAGAAAGTGGATTTATATAGTTGGAATTTTAGCAATCATTTTAGTGAGTATTTCAAGGCTCTATCTTGGACTTCATTATCCAAGAGATGTAATTGGTGGAATAGTAATTGGAATAATATGTGTTATTATTTCTAATTATATTTTTGACTATGCAGAGGAAACCAAGAAAGCATGGGTATTAATGATAATTATTGTACCTACACTTATTGGAATGATACTCTTTAGAGAAAAAACATATTATACAATAGCAGGAACGGTATTAGGATTTTTTATTGGATATATATTAGAGTCCCGATATGTGTTGTACGAAGTTCGAAGTAGTATATTAAAGCAACTGATGAAATTGGTATTTGGATTAGCAATTCTCGTGACCTTAAAAGGTATGTTAAAGGTAATTCTTCCACTTAATATATTTTCTGACTTTCTTAGATATGTTGTAATTGGATTGTGGATCACAGTGGGAGCACCGTGTATTTTTAAAAAATTTATTAGGTAGGTTTAACTAAGTAGAATATTTTTTTTAAAATAGTAAAACCTATGAATAACAATACAAAAAAGGGAGATGTTTTTATGCCTAAAGATAGCCAACCAGATAATAAGTTTTCTAGATTAGTAAAGAGTAATTATAATACTCCTATAACTCGTGAAACTGCGAAAAATCAAAATGCTACAAATAAAAAGCAATCTGCTGATAGAAAATAAAAGCATTAGAGCATATAAACGTTGTTTATGTGCTTCTTTTCTTATATTGAAGAAAAACATAGAACAAAAGATAATTTATTTACATATGAAAATTTTGTGGTTTTATAACAAATAAGAGATTATTTATTGCATTATCTTAATACTATGTTAGAATTTATATATGACTATTTTAGGAGTAAGTATTTAATATTACGTTTATACTGTGAAGTCTAGAGCTGCAGCATGTCTGTAGTTTTTTATATTTTTAAAAACAAAGATTATGTTAGTAATGGTTTCTGCAAAGCCTTAGATATTATTGTATTATTTAAGAAGGAGTGAATGAATTGAGTTTTAATGTATATAATACCATGACCAGAAGTAAAGAAGAGTTTATACCTTATGTAGAAGGAAAGGTTGGAATGTATACTTGTGGTCCTACAGTTTACAACTACGCACATATAGGTAATTTGAGAACGTATATTTTTGAAGATGTGCTAAAAAAAGCATTGGAGTATTCAAAG
Encoded here:
- a CDS encoding phosphatase PAP2 family protein, yielding MQVEIIKYVQTIISPFWDTFFQLVTMTGEESFYIIAAAIIFWCVNKKFGYKLGFALLTSTIANIILKDMINAARPIGVTGIRSLRIETATGQSFPSGHTQGATTFWISCIIKVKRKWIYIVGILAIILVSISRLYLGLHYPRDVIGGIVIGIICVIISNYIFDYAEETKKAWVLMIIIVPTLIGMILFREKTYYTIAGTVLGFFIGYILESRYVLYEVRSSILKQLMKLVFGLAILVTLKGMLKVILPLNIFSDFLRYVVIGLWITVGAPCIFKKFIR
- the ymfI gene encoding elongation factor P 5-aminopentanone reductase yields the protein MSLKGKVAIVTGASRGIGKGIAMELAKNGCCLVINYKSNDEEAEKTYKEIRELGAYVLMIKGDVSNYEFAKQMVKTTVEKLGKIDILINNAGISKVGLFMDQEPSSWNNILDVNLKGTINCSHNAVKEMIKQKSGSIINMSSMWGEVGASCEVIYSASKGAINAFTKSLAKELAPSNIRVNAIAPGVIDTEMNKWLSEDERTNLINEIPMMKFGEISDVAMLVTFLASENSKYITGQVITIDGGFL
- a CDS encoding DUF6106 family protein codes for the protein MDNFYEQLLTTSKTTTYKLASGSTYVFGLIGLFSASVNMIFAILLIALAVACYFYKSKLYVEYEYQFTNGEIDIEKILEMKKRKKVTTFNIKEVDLLALNDSDFVKDYSNKPNSIVKCYPTTAKGPIYVAMITEGKDKMQLMFMPDEKFINHCFKYNPRAVKK